The Primulina eburnea isolate SZY01 chromosome 13, ASM2296580v1, whole genome shotgun sequence genome includes a region encoding these proteins:
- the LOC140810046 gene encoding uncharacterized protein isoform X3 — protein MEKGKGMWVLGIEVGLIGNTGHATPTKQLRWLSSVFVGILMCKIVYELTGVVSSLFIKGYPKLDSKEKLEWNNRGFSTFHAIVVAAGSLYLLVVSDLFVDTQDELMISRTSNLSDTIMGVVHHGLSMYSIIQSLLSGQAQIYILMVLFTESTTPFVNLRWYLDVAGLKNSKLYTYNGVSLFFGWLVARIILFVYFFYHMFMHFDQVKKVFPVGFYSLLVVPSVLAMMNLFWFWKIARGLIKTLNKARHSR, from the exons ATG GAAAAAGGAAAAGGGATGTGGGTTTTGGGGATTGAAGTTGGGTTGATTGGCAACACGGGTCATGCTACACCGACCAAGCAGTTACGCTGGCTGTCATCTGTTTTTGTTGGGATTTTGATGTGCAAAATT GTCTATGAATTAACAGGTGTAGTCAGCAGTTTATTTATAAAGGGCTATCCCAAACTTGACAGTAAAGAGAAACTAGAGTGGAACAACAG GGGATTCTCCACTTTCCACGCAATTGTGGTAGCTGCTGGTTCTCTATATCTGTTGGTTGTTTCGGATCTTTTTGTTGACACACAAGACGAGTTGATGATTAGTAGAACATCAAATCTATCTGACACTATAATGGGG GTGGTGCATCATGGACTCTCTATGTACTCGATCATTCAATCTCTTTTGAGCGGTCAAGCACAAATCTATATACTGATGGTTCTCTTTACTGAAAGCACAACTCCATTTGTTAATCTGAGATG GTATCTTGATGTTGCTGGCTTGAAGAATTCTAAACTCTACACTTACAATGGTGTGTCTTTGTTCTTTGGGTGGTTG gttGCCAGGATTATCTTGTTCGTGTATTTTTTCTACCACATGTTTATGCATTTCGATCAG GTCAAGAAAGTGTTTCCTGTGGGATTTTACAGTTTGCTAGTAGTACCTTCTGTGTTGGCAATGATGAACTTGTTCTGGTTCTGGAAAATTGCGAGAGGTTTGATAAAAACCTTGAACAAGGCCAGGCATAGCAGATGA
- the LOC140810046 gene encoding uncharacterized protein isoform X1, giving the protein MEKGKGMWVLGIEVGLIGNTGHATPTKQLRWLSSVFVGILMCKIVYELTGVVSSLFIKGYPKLDSKEKLEWNNRGFSTFHAIVVAAGSLYLLVVSDLFVDTQDELMISRTSNLSDTIMGVSIGYFLSDFAMIVFHFPTLGGMEYVVHHGLSMYSIIQSLLSGQAQIYILMVLFTESTTPFVNLRWYLDVAGLKNSKLYTYNGVSLFFGWLVARIILFVYFFYHMFMHFDQVKKVFPVGFYSLLVVPSVLAMMNLFWFWKIARGLIKTLNKARHSR; this is encoded by the exons ATG GAAAAAGGAAAAGGGATGTGGGTTTTGGGGATTGAAGTTGGGTTGATTGGCAACACGGGTCATGCTACACCGACCAAGCAGTTACGCTGGCTGTCATCTGTTTTTGTTGGGATTTTGATGTGCAAAATT GTCTATGAATTAACAGGTGTAGTCAGCAGTTTATTTATAAAGGGCTATCCCAAACTTGACAGTAAAGAGAAACTAGAGTGGAACAACAG GGGATTCTCCACTTTCCACGCAATTGTGGTAGCTGCTGGTTCTCTATATCTGTTGGTTGTTTCGGATCTTTTTGTTGACACACAAGACGAGTTGATGATTAGTAGAACATCAAATCTATCTGACACTATAATGGGG GTTTCCATCGGCTACTTTCTATCAGACTTTGCAATGATAGTTTTCCACTTTCCAACTTTAGGTGGAATGGAGTAT GTGGTGCATCATGGACTCTCTATGTACTCGATCATTCAATCTCTTTTGAGCGGTCAAGCACAAATCTATATACTGATGGTTCTCTTTACTGAAAGCACAACTCCATTTGTTAATCTGAGATG GTATCTTGATGTTGCTGGCTTGAAGAATTCTAAACTCTACACTTACAATGGTGTGTCTTTGTTCTTTGGGTGGTTG gttGCCAGGATTATCTTGTTCGTGTATTTTTTCTACCACATGTTTATGCATTTCGATCAG GTCAAGAAAGTGTTTCCTGTGGGATTTTACAGTTTGCTAGTAGTACCTTCTGTGTTGGCAATGATGAACTTGTTCTGGTTCTGGAAAATTGCGAGAGGTTTGATAAAAACCTTGAACAAGGCCAGGCATAGCAGATGA
- the LOC140810046 gene encoding uncharacterized protein isoform X2 — translation MWVLGIEVGLIGNTGHATPTKQLRWLSSVFVGILMCKIVYELTGVVSSLFIKGYPKLDSKEKLEWNNRGFSTFHAIVVAAGSLYLLVVSDLFVDTQDELMISRTSNLSDTIMGVSIGYFLSDFAMIVFHFPTLGGMEYVVHHGLSMYSIIQSLLSGQAQIYILMVLFTESTTPFVNLRWYLDVAGLKNSKLYTYNGVSLFFGWLVARIILFVYFFYHMFMHFDQVKKVFPVGFYSLLVVPSVLAMMNLFWFWKIARGLIKTLNKARHSR, via the exons ATGTGGGTTTTGGGGATTGAAGTTGGGTTGATTGGCAACACGGGTCATGCTACACCGACCAAGCAGTTACGCTGGCTGTCATCTGTTTTTGTTGGGATTTTGATGTGCAAAATT GTCTATGAATTAACAGGTGTAGTCAGCAGTTTATTTATAAAGGGCTATCCCAAACTTGACAGTAAAGAGAAACTAGAGTGGAACAACAG GGGATTCTCCACTTTCCACGCAATTGTGGTAGCTGCTGGTTCTCTATATCTGTTGGTTGTTTCGGATCTTTTTGTTGACACACAAGACGAGTTGATGATTAGTAGAACATCAAATCTATCTGACACTATAATGGGG GTTTCCATCGGCTACTTTCTATCAGACTTTGCAATGATAGTTTTCCACTTTCCAACTTTAGGTGGAATGGAGTAT GTGGTGCATCATGGACTCTCTATGTACTCGATCATTCAATCTCTTTTGAGCGGTCAAGCACAAATCTATATACTGATGGTTCTCTTTACTGAAAGCACAACTCCATTTGTTAATCTGAGATG GTATCTTGATGTTGCTGGCTTGAAGAATTCTAAACTCTACACTTACAATGGTGTGTCTTTGTTCTTTGGGTGGTTG gttGCCAGGATTATCTTGTTCGTGTATTTTTTCTACCACATGTTTATGCATTTCGATCAG GTCAAGAAAGTGTTTCCTGTGGGATTTTACAGTTTGCTAGTAGTACCTTCTGTGTTGGCAATGATGAACTTGTTCTGGTTCTGGAAAATTGCGAGAGGTTTGATAAAAACCTTGAACAAGGCCAGGCATAGCAGATGA
- the LOC140810172 gene encoding calcium uniporter protein 5, mitochondrial-like → MWRTTTGSNLLKWAFDSAIRASRLRPVSHFSNHHTKLMGSSFYRFCSSAVSGGDSVNDDNHGGETTMTYAEAKRLMRLVNVESLKEKLGMKNKEVITYTELLRACESLGVAKSADEAAAFARVLDEAGVVLLFRDKVYLHPDKVVDLVRRAVPLALLPEDDPCKDELKKLQEKKEEIDMLADKQVRRILWSGLGLAVVQVGFFFRLTFWEFSWDVMEPIAFFTTTTGIIIGYAYFLMTSRDPSYQDILKRLFLSRQRKLIKKHNFDIQRFLELQKKCKMPVDSCASIKRRTGVEVEPEDLLHGH, encoded by the exons atgtGGAGAACTACTACCGGCTCAAATCTACTGAAATGGGCATTTGATTCAGCAATCCGGGCCTCCAGGCTCAGACCCGTTTCCCATTTCAGCAATCATCACACCAAGTTAATGGGTTCATCGTTTTACCGATTTTGTAGCTCCGCCGTGAGCGGCGGCGATAGTGTAAATGATGACAATCATGGTGGTGAAACTACGATGACTTATGCGGAGGCGAAGAGGCTGATGAGGCTGGTGAATGTGGAGTCATTGAAAGAGAAGCTTGGTATGAAGAACAAGGAGGTGATCACCTATACAGAGCTGTTGCGCGCCTGTGAGAGCTTGGGTGTCGCCAAGTCGGCGGATGAAGCCGCTGCGTTTGCTCGGGTTTTGGACGAGGCCGGTGTCGTTTTGCTGTTCCGGGACAAAGTTTATCTTCATCCAGATAAG GTGGTAGATCTGGTTCGGAGGGCAGTTCCTCTTGCTCTTTTACCCGAGGACGACCCATGTAAGGATGAGCTCAAGAAGCTGCAGGAGAAGAAGGAAGAAATCGACATGCTAGCAGACAAGCAAGTACGCCGCATTTTGTGGAGTGGATTGGGGCTTGCTGTGGTGCAGGTCGGGTTTTTCTTTCGACTAACATTCTGGGAATTTTCTTGGGATGTGATggaaccaattgcatttttcaCTACCACCACCGGAATTATAATAGGCTATGCTTATTTTCTGATGACTTCAAGAGATCCGAGTTACCAAGATATACTGAAAAGACTCTTCCTTTCAAGGCAGAGGAAGCTCATAAAGAAGCATAACTTTGATATTCAGAGGTTTTTGGAGTTGCAGAAAAAATGCAAAATGCCTGTCGATTCATGTGCATCCATCAAAAGGCGAACAGGGGTGGAAGTGGAACCGGAGGACCTTTTACACGGTCACTGA
- the LOC140809391 gene encoding bifunctional bis(5'-adenosyl)-triphosphatase/adenylylsulfatase FHIT-like isoform X3, which produces MLKPLPLFSSLKFIAPFLHLQQPPTPPRFLVHSTAATLTRVPSNFARASSSFEQPPTEANMDSESYMFGTYKIDPREVFYSTQLSYALVNLRPLVPGHVLVCPRREVKRFLELSADETSDIWLTAQKVGCQLESYHNASSLTFAIQDGPQAGQTVPHVHIHVLPRKSGDFEKNDEIYDAEKELKQKLDLDKERKDRSIAEMTEEADEYRKLFL; this is translated from the exons ATGTTAAAGCCGTTGCCTTTGTTCTCTTCCCTTAAATTTATCGCACCATTTCTACATTTACAACAGCCCCCCACACCCCCGAGGTTTCTCGTTCATTCTACAGCTGCGACTCTCACCAGGGTTCCCTCTAATTTCGCCAGAGCTTCCTCTTCTTTCGAGCAACCGCCTACTGAGGCAAAT ATGGATTCTGAGAGTTACATGTTTGGCACATACAAAATCGACCCACGGGAAGTGTTCTACTCAACTCAACTGTCATATGCTTTGGTCAATCTCCGCCCTCTCGTTCCTGGT CACGTGCTTGTCTGCCCGAGGCGTGAAGTCAAACGCTTTCTTGAACTTAGTGCTGATGAGACCAGTGATATATGGCTCACAGCACAGAAGGTGGGGTGCCAACTTGAGTCCTACCACAATGCATCTTCACTTACATTTGCAATCCAA GATGGACCTCAGGCTGGACAGACTGTTCCACATGTTCATATTCATGTACTTCCCCGCAAAAGTGGCGATTTTGAAAAAAACGACGAGATCTACGATGCT GAGAAAGAACTGAAGCAGAAGCTTGATCTTGACAAAGAGAGGAAAGACAGAAGCATAGCAGAAATGACTGAAGAGGCAGACGAATACAGAAAGCTTTTTCTTTGA
- the LOC140809391 gene encoding bifunctional bis(5'-adenosyl)-triphosphatase/adenylylsulfatase FHIT-like isoform X2 produces MLKPLPLFSSLKFIAPFLHLQQPPTPPRFLVHSTAATLTRVPSNFARASSSFEQPPTEMDSESYMFGTYKIDPREVFYSTQLSYALVNLRPLVPGHVLVCPRREVKRFLELSADETSDIWLTAQKVGCQLESYHNASSLTFAIQDGPQAGQTVPHVHIHVLPRKSGDFEKNDEIYDAIDLKEKELKQKLDLDKERKDRSIAEMTEEADEYRKLFL; encoded by the exons ATGTTAAAGCCGTTGCCTTTGTTCTCTTCCCTTAAATTTATCGCACCATTTCTACATTTACAACAGCCCCCCACACCCCCGAGGTTTCTCGTTCATTCTACAGCTGCGACTCTCACCAGGGTTCCCTCTAATTTCGCCAGAGCTTCCTCTTCTTTCGAGCAACCGCCTACTGAG ATGGATTCTGAGAGTTACATGTTTGGCACATACAAAATCGACCCACGGGAAGTGTTCTACTCAACTCAACTGTCATATGCTTTGGTCAATCTCCGCCCTCTCGTTCCTGGT CACGTGCTTGTCTGCCCGAGGCGTGAAGTCAAACGCTTTCTTGAACTTAGTGCTGATGAGACCAGTGATATATGGCTCACAGCACAGAAGGTGGGGTGCCAACTTGAGTCCTACCACAATGCATCTTCACTTACATTTGCAATCCAA GATGGACCTCAGGCTGGACAGACTGTTCCACATGTTCATATTCATGTACTTCCCCGCAAAAGTGGCGATTTTGAAAAAAACGACGAGATCTACGATGCT ATTGATTTGAAGGAGAAAGAACTGAAGCAGAAGCTTGATCTTGACAAAGAGAGGAAAGACAGAAGCATAGCAGAAATGACTGAAGAGGCAGACGAATACAGAAAGCTTTTTCTTTGA
- the LOC140809391 gene encoding bifunctional bis(5'-adenosyl)-triphosphatase/adenylylsulfatase FHIT-like isoform X1, with protein sequence MLKPLPLFSSLKFIAPFLHLQQPPTPPRFLVHSTAATLTRVPSNFARASSSFEQPPTEANMDSESYMFGTYKIDPREVFYSTQLSYALVNLRPLVPGHVLVCPRREVKRFLELSADETSDIWLTAQKVGCQLESYHNASSLTFAIQDGPQAGQTVPHVHIHVLPRKSGDFEKNDEIYDAIDLKEKELKQKLDLDKERKDRSIAEMTEEADEYRKLFL encoded by the exons ATGTTAAAGCCGTTGCCTTTGTTCTCTTCCCTTAAATTTATCGCACCATTTCTACATTTACAACAGCCCCCCACACCCCCGAGGTTTCTCGTTCATTCTACAGCTGCGACTCTCACCAGGGTTCCCTCTAATTTCGCCAGAGCTTCCTCTTCTTTCGAGCAACCGCCTACTGAGGCAAAT ATGGATTCTGAGAGTTACATGTTTGGCACATACAAAATCGACCCACGGGAAGTGTTCTACTCAACTCAACTGTCATATGCTTTGGTCAATCTCCGCCCTCTCGTTCCTGGT CACGTGCTTGTCTGCCCGAGGCGTGAAGTCAAACGCTTTCTTGAACTTAGTGCTGATGAGACCAGTGATATATGGCTCACAGCACAGAAGGTGGGGTGCCAACTTGAGTCCTACCACAATGCATCTTCACTTACATTTGCAATCCAA GATGGACCTCAGGCTGGACAGACTGTTCCACATGTTCATATTCATGTACTTCCCCGCAAAAGTGGCGATTTTGAAAAAAACGACGAGATCTACGATGCT ATTGATTTGAAGGAGAAAGAACTGAAGCAGAAGCTTGATCTTGACAAAGAGAGGAAAGACAGAAGCATAGCAGAAATGACTGAAGAGGCAGACGAATACAGAAAGCTTTTTCTTTGA
- the LOC140810600 gene encoding large ribosomal subunit protein bL17c-like: MASCTWNLCSLRAAIPSFHDSSPGPSVCFPNGSTRSRLRLSKPRPAPRPLSAFVGLAPLHPLLSSQDSTNFDHSFTVVDNGGRVSAMRHGRRVPKLNRPPDQRRALLRGLTTQLLKHGRIKTTRARASAVRKYVDKMITLAKDGSLHKRRQALGFIYEKQIVHALFAEVPDRYSERQGGYTRIIRTLPRRGDNAPMAYIELV; the protein is encoded by the exons ATGGCGTCTTGTACCTGGAACCTCTGTTCACTTCGGGCTGCAATCCCTTCTTTTCACGACTCTTCTCCGGGTCCTTCCGTCTGCTTTCCAAACGGGTCCACCCGATCTCGCCTCAGGCTATCCAAGCCCAGACCCGCCCCGAGACCTCTCAGCGCTTTTGTGGGTCTCGCCCCTTTGCACCCCCTTCTCTCTTCCCAAG ATTCTACAAATTTTGACCATTCTTTCACTGTGGTTGACAATGGTGGGCGAGTTTCCGCCATGAGACATGGGAGGAGGGTGCCAAAACTTAACCGGCCACCTGACCAGCGTCGTGCTCTTTTACGAGGCTTGACAACTCAACTTCTGAAACATGGCCGTATAAAAACAACAAGAGCCAGGGCTAGTGCAGTGAGAAAATACGTTGACAAAATGATCACTCTGGCAAAGGACGGTTCTCTACACAAGAGAAGGCaagcccttggcttcatctacGAAAAACAAATTGTTCATGCTTTGTTTGCGGAGGTTCCAGACAGATACAGTGAAAGACAGGGAGGTTATACGAGGATAATCCGAACTTTACCCAGACGGGGGGACAATGCACCTATGGCCTATATTGAGCTTGTCTGA